The Camarhynchus parvulus unplaced genomic scaffold, STF_HiC, whole genome shotgun sequence genomic interval gatacacctgggacacacctgggatacacctgggatacacctgggatacacctgggacactgagggacacctgggtacacctgggataTCTAGATACACCTGAGATAGCGAACACCTGGATACTGGCCACAGGAACCTCACATCgatacacctgggatacccAATACCTGGGCCATGGGACACTGGGCAGtgagacacctgggacacctgaaGATACCTCAGCACACTGGGACACACACTGGGACATCTGGgatacctgggcacacctggcacacctgaaATTCACCGTGGGCAGGTGAGGGCACGGGGGGGGGGGAACTGGGTATGGAGTTGGGTTGGGATAGGTTTGATTGAGCGATTAGTTTGGCACTGGTACTGGGTGcgttgggttgggtttgttgAGTTACTGGGTTACACCTGATTGGTTACCTGGGTACACCGTTGACGGTGTTCGTTGGGTTCCTTGCCCAGGCTAGCAGGTGGCTAAGAAGGGTCCCAACGTTGGGTTGGGTTGCGGTTGGGTTGCGTTGGGTTGAGGTTAGTTGGGTTCGGTTGGGTCATCAAGGCTCCTGCGAAGGGTTGGGTTGAGTTCGGTTGGGAAGGGGGCCCGGGGgtggggttgggttgggttgggttgggttgggttgagtttgATTGAGCGACGTTGAGTTTGGCTGGGTcgggttgggttgggttgggtttgttgAGTTGAGTTGGGTTTGACtgattggtttgggttgggttgggttgggttggttgggaAGGGTcgggttgggttgggttgggttgggttgggttgggttgggttgggttggttgggttcgggttgggttgggttgggttgagttgggttggatGGGTTCTGTTGAGTTACGTTGAGTTGGATTaagttgggttgggttgggttcaTTGAGTTGAGTCGGGTTTGTTGAGTTGGGTTGAGTTTGCATAGagttggttttgttgggtttgctTGAGTCAGGTTGGGTTGAGTttggttgagttgggttgggttgagttcATTGACTTGAGTTCGGTTTGGTTCAGTTGAATTGAGTAGAGTTGGGCTTGTTGAGTttggttgagttgggttggCTAGGGTTGAGTCTATTGACTTGACTCAAGTTGAGTAGGATTGAGTTCGTTGAGTTgagttgggttgagttgggttgagttgggttgagttgggttcGTTGGGTTCATTGACTTGACTCAAGctgagttgggttgggttgagcTCATTGAGTTCTGTTGAGTTAGGTTTGGTTGAGTTGGGTTTGTTGAGTTCGGTTgagttgggttgagttgggttcATTGACTTGACTCAAGctgagttgggttgggttgagcTCATTGAGTTGAGTTGAGTTGACTTGACTTGACTTGGCTTGGCTTGGCCAACCCCTCCCCGCCCGCCCAGCTACGTCGTGCTGGACCTCATGGAGAGCGACCTCCACCAGATCATCCACTCCTCCCAGCCGCTCACGCTCGAGCACGTCCGCTACTTCCTCTACCAGCTCCTGCGCGGCCTCAAGTACATCCACTCGGCCAACGTGCTGCACCGCGACCTCAAGCCCAGCAACCTGCTGGTCAACGAGAACTGCGAGCTCAAGATCGGCGACCTCGGCATGGCGCGCGGCCTGGGCGCCGACGCGCGCCACGCCAAGCCCTTCCTCACCGAGTACGTGGCCACGCGCTGGTACCGCGCgccggagctgctgctctcGCTGCACCGCTACACGCGCGCCATCGACATGTGGTCGGTCGGCTGCATCTTCGCCGAGATGCTGGGGCGCCGCCAGCTCTTCCCGGGCCGCAACTACGtgcaccagctgcagctcatcATGGCCGTGCTGGGCACGCCGCCGCCGGGCGTCATGGCGGCCATCGGGCGCCGAAGCGTCCGCGCCTACGTGCAGAGCTTGCCGCCGCGCGCCGCCGGTGCCGTGGGAGAGCCTGTTCGGGCGACGCCGAGCCGGCCGCGCTGGCGCTGCTGGGGCGGATGCTGCGCCGACCAGCGGACAGGGTGGGCGTGGCCGAGGCGCTGCGGCACCCGTTCCTGGCCAAATACCACGCACCCCGAGGACGAGCCCGAGTGCGTGCCCGGCGTTCGACCGCCGACCGCAGGCGCTGACCAAGGAGGAGATCAAGGCGGCCATCGTGGCCGAGATCGCCGATTTCCACGGCGGCCGGCGGCATCCGGCGGCAGATCGCGCCGGGCGCCGGGGCGGCGGCGTGGCGTGGGTGCGGCCGATGGCGTCGGCAGGACGGACGTTGAAGTCAACGTGGCTGACAACGGGTCAACGTTGAGCTCCACGCGGTCGGCGCCGACCTCGGCGGCGCCTCGGCGATCCGTCATGGCCGCCGTGCGCCGACGTGGACATGCCCAGCCGGGCCCCGCCCCCGACTGCCCCATGGAGTCGCCGCGGTGAAGGCGGAgccgggcggcgggggcggcggggcgggcggcgcggcggggccggcggtgGCTCCTCCGCGCCAGAGGGCAGCGCCATCTCGGACGACACCAAGGCGCGCTGAAGGCGGCGCTGCTGAAATCGGCGATGAGGAACAAGAGTAAaggtggggggaggggctgggttgggttgggttgggttgggttgggttgggttgggttgggttgggttgagttgggttgagttgggttgagttgggttggttgggttgggttgggttgagttgggttgggttgggttgggttgggttgggttgggttgggttgagttgggttgggttgggttgggttgggttgggttggttgggttgggttgagttgggttgagttgggttgggttgggttgggttggttgggttgggttgggtttgttgGGTTgaggttgggttgggttgggttgggttgggttgggttgggttgggttgggtttattgggttgagttgggttgggttgagttgggttgggttgggttgggtttattgggttggttgggttgggttgggttgggttgggttggtggttgggttggttgggttgggttgagttgggttgggttgggttggttttgggttgggttggttggtgggttgttgggttggttgggttggttgggttgggttgggttggttggttgggttgggttgggttgggttggttgttgggttgggttgagttgggttgggttgggttgacTCAACTTGAGTTGGTTGACTTCGGTCGCCTTGAGTTCCATTGACTTTGCCCAAATCCATTGACCTCTCCTCGACCTCCCTCCCATTCCCCGCCCTCCACCTCCCATTGGCCGCCCCCGCCTGGCCCctcccccccggcccctccccccagaCCCGCCCTGCGCGGCGCCGGACGCCGCCGAGTGCCGCAAGCGGTGACGGCGGCCGAGCGGCAGCGGGGAGCCGTGGAGAAGCGCCCGGCGCCGCCAGGAGCGCGCCAAGGGCGCGCGAGAAGAAGCAGCGCAGGCGCGCGGGCGCCCGAAGCCACGCCCCGGGGAGGGGCTCAGGGCCTCGTCCTCACCGACGACGACCGGCACCTGCTGGAGCGCTGGACCAAGATGGCCGACGGCGCCCAGCCCCGCCAAGAAGCCCCcccccctgcccggccccgcccaaCGAGGCGTGGCCGGCCCCTGCGGGGTGGGCGGAGCCTCCGGACGTGGCCACGGTGacgcagcagctgcagaagtcGCAGGTGAGGGGGCGGGGCTCGGTTTAAGGGATGGGGGGGAAGTGGGCGGGGTCTGGGCGTGGCCACGCCCCCGTTTCGGGTGAGAGCCACGCCCCCTTTGGGGCAGGTGGAGGATCCGCTGCCGCCCGTGTTCCCGGTGACGCCCAAGGGCAGCGGCGCCGGGTACGGCGTCGGCCTCGACCTCGAGGAGTTCCTGAGCCAAT includes:
- the MAPK7 gene encoding LOW QUALITY PROTEIN: mitogen-activated protein kinase 7 (The sequence of the model RefSeq protein was modified relative to this genomic sequence to represent the inferred CDS: inserted 4 bases in 3 codons; deleted 3 bases in 3 codons), with the translated sequence MESDLHQIIHSSQPLTLEHVRYFLYQLLRGLKYIHSANVLHRDLKPSNLLVNENCELKIGDLGMARGLGADARHAKPFLTEYVATRWYRAPELLLSLHRYTRAIDMWSVGCIFAEMLGRRQLFPGRNYVHQLQLIMAVLGTPPPGVMAAIGRRSVRAYVQSLPPRPPVPWESLFGRAEPAALALLGRMLRRPADRVGVAEALRHPFLAKYHHPEDEPECVPXAFDRRPQALTKEEIKAAIVAEIADFHGGRRHPAADRAGRRGGGVARRGEGGAGRRGRRGGRRGGAGGGSSAPEGSAISDDTKXALKAALLKSAMRNKSKDPPCAAPDAAECRKXVTAAERQRGAVEKRPAPPGARQGGSGPRPHRRRPAPAGALDQDGRRRPAPPRSPPPCPAPPNEAWPAPAGWAEPPDVATVTQQLQKSQVEDPLPPVFPVTPKGSGAGYGVGLDLEEFLSQSLDMVGEAKDSHVDSAPLSASLLADWLEVHRLSPAALESLQRDLTLGSPMLDDLPDP